A genomic segment from Gammaproteobacteria bacterium encodes:
- a CDS encoding potassium channel family protein — MLPVFIVNSIVIAVVVIIHYEFLYRLTLHLQRIRIRHRFLILLGVFGAMIAHTIEVWVFALAYYFMHHAQGWGHLSGGFDGSVLDCVYFSFSTYTTLGYGDIDAIGDLRHLTGLEALTGLVMITWSASFLFIEMQRYWKPNDLKG; from the coding sequence GTGCTACCCGTATTTATCGTCAACAGTATCGTTATCGCGGTCGTGGTCATTATTCACTATGAGTTCTTGTATCGACTGACACTACATCTCCAACGCATCAGGATACGGCATCGATTCCTGATTTTGCTGGGCGTGTTCGGCGCGATGATTGCCCATACGATTGAGGTCTGGGTGTTCGCGCTGGCGTACTACTTCATGCATCATGCGCAAGGGTGGGGCCATTTGAGCGGAGGGTTTGATGGCAGTGTGCTGGACTGTGTGTACTTTTCGTTTAGCACCTACACCACCCTGGGATATGGCGATATTGACGCGATCGGTGATCTGCGACATTTGACCGGGCTAGAGGCCCTGACCGGGCTGGTAATGATTACCTGGTCAGCGTCGTTCCTGTTTATAGAAATGCAGCGTTACTGGAAACCGAATGACTTAAAGGGCTAG
- a CDS encoding zf-HC2 domain-containing protein gives MKSSDCQSPVVWDSLLAYWLGELDAEREAQVEEHYLGCEPCSRRLQQLVALAQQVRDLTRTSGVSVVINEPFVQRLVEQGMHVREYYVPLNGAVNCTVAPEDDFVVAYLKAPLEGVQQLDMIYLDGDDDNESGMRLHDIPFTADSGTVVFSTGIDALRALPTTTLRVRLLAIDNNGERSIGDYTFNHKKMEPSF, from the coding sequence ATGAAATCCTCAGACTGTCAGTCACCCGTGGTATGGGATAGCCTGCTTGCCTACTGGCTTGGCGAGCTGGATGCCGAGCGCGAGGCGCAGGTCGAGGAGCACTATCTGGGTTGCGAGCCATGCAGCCGCCGCCTGCAACAGCTTGTCGCCCTGGCCCAGCAAGTGCGCGATCTCACCCGCACAAGCGGCGTGAGCGTGGTCATCAATGAGCCGTTCGTACAGCGCTTGGTAGAGCAGGGCATGCACGTGCGGGAGTATTACGTGCCGCTCAATGGCGCGGTGAACTGCACCGTCGCCCCCGAGGACGACTTCGTGGTGGCCTATCTCAAGGCGCCGCTGGAGGGCGTGCAGCAGCTCGACATGATCTACCTCGATGGTGATGATGATAACGAGAGCGGCATGCGCCTGCACGATATTCCGTTTACCGCCGACAGCGGGACGGTGGTGTTCTCCACGGGTATCGACGCCTTGCGCGCCCTGCCGACCACCACCCTGCGCGTACGCCTGCTGGCCATCGACAACAACGGCGAACGTAGTATAGGTGACTACACCTTTAACCATAAAAAGATGGAGCCAAGCTTTTAA
- a CDS encoding YiiD C-terminal domain-containing protein, which yields MPYTQLEQYLHEHIPLSKAMAVSVVSMAEDEVVLRAPLKPNINHRETVFGGSASALAILAAWSLLYTRLRSAGIDSRVVIQRNSVEYERPIDGEFTARSSIERPQDWPRFTRMLMRKGKARIAVGAVLEYEGQVVGRFTGEFVALGGEGPGHE from the coding sequence GTGCCATACACCCAGCTTGAACAATACCTTCATGAGCACATTCCATTGTCAAAGGCGATGGCGGTGTCGGTGGTTTCCATGGCGGAGGATGAGGTGGTGTTGCGCGCGCCGCTGAAGCCGAACATCAATCATCGTGAAACGGTGTTCGGTGGCAGTGCCTCGGCGCTGGCGATTCTTGCGGCGTGGTCTCTGCTGTACACCCGGCTGCGCAGCGCCGGTATCGATAGCCGTGTGGTGATTCAGCGCAATTCGGTGGAATACGAACGCCCCATTGACGGCGAGTTTACGGCACGCTCGTCGATCGAGCGGCCGCAGGACTGGCCCCGCTTTACGCGCATGCTGATGCGCAAGGGCAAGGCCAGGATTGCTGTCGGCGCCGTGCTGGAATACGAGGGCCAGGTGGTGGGCAGGTTCACCGGTGAGTTTGTTGCCTTGGGTGGCGAGGGTCCAGGCCATGAATAA